The following coding sequences are from one Haliotis asinina isolate JCU_RB_2024 chromosome 3, JCU_Hal_asi_v2, whole genome shotgun sequence window:
- the LOC137279135 gene encoding ankyrin repeat domain-containing protein 50-like has protein sequence METNWIPLGGVVTSFCDLHGASKTGDLGKVKDILSEGRADIDCKEWKSRTPVLLAAGQGHTDIVHLLVSNGASVSVVDDFGFNLLHSVCQGGDVALVKYVLSLHKHDINGKVLCGGTPLMLAAENGHRNVVELLVGQGANVSLHDNKGNNVLHFACRGGDVEVVKYILSENMVNIDSRGWKRMTPVMMAARTGHRDVVESLVRKGANVLLRGASKNTILHFACRGGDVEVVKYVLAQNMVDINSRGWKRMTPVMMAATKGYKDVVELLVRKGANVTLQG, from the exons atggaaaccaactggatcccgcttggaggagtgg TGACCTCTTTCTGTGACCTTCATGGCGCCTCAAAAACTGGAGACCTGGGAAAGGTGAAGGACATCTTATCTGAGGGACGGGCGGACATTGACTGTAAAGAGTGGAAAAGTAGAACACCGGTGTTGTTGGCAGCTGGTCAAGGACATACAGACATAGTTCACCTACTCGTGAGTAATGGAGCTAGTGTGTCAGTTGTAGATGACTTCGGTTTCAACCTCCTTCACTCTGTCTGCCAGGGAGGAGATGTGGCGCTGGTGAAATATGTCCTTTCACTTCATAAACATGACATCAATGGAAAGGTATTATGTGGGGGAACACCACTTATGCTGGCTGCAGAGAATGGACACAGGAACGTGGTGGAGTTACTTGTGGGTCAAGGGGCCAATGTGTCGCTCCATGATAACAAAGGTAACAATGTCCTCCATTTTGCCTGTCGTGGTGGAGATGTGGAGGTGGTGAAGTATATCttatcagagaacatggtgaaCATCGACAGTAGAGGCTGGAAGAGAATGACacctgtgatgatggcagcaaGAACAGGCCATAGAGATGTGGTGGAGTCTCTTGTGAGAAAAGGGGCTAATGTGTTACTCCGGGGTGCAAGTAAAAACACTATCCTTCATTTTGCCTGTCGTGGTGGAGATGTGGAGGTGGTGAAGTACGTCCTTGCACAGAACAtggtggacatcaacagtagaggctGGAAGAGAATGACACCCGTGATGATGGCAGCAACAAAAGGGTATAAAGATGTGGTGGAGTTGCTTGTAAGGAAAGGAGCCAATGTGACTCTCCAGGgttga